One window from the genome of Phycisphaerales bacterium encodes:
- a CDS encoding VWA domain-containing protein: MRQFAFENAWWLMAAIAAVPLGVMALAAFRTMTRTRRSTAAIARLVLFSLIAVALAGISGIRENDRMAVVIAVDVSGSVLRYGPSDDASGSPVLNARRFIEQAGEDRERDDMLGVLAFADQPAPVLSPSSGPVADRGLPELGEAGTDIASALNAAAAMIPTDAAGRIVLITDGNATIGDELAAAERLARARTLGEAARGGLPIDVVPIEYFVRREVLVEFVDAPPRAARGSVTPIRVGLRATAPAAGTLRLLLNGRDIGQERRVLLDEGRSVELFQVPLPEGRIHRFEAVFEPEEREGVVADTTLANNSGRAFTISPGDGAVLFVRGDGTAQGQTLIETLERLGLTIERRSPVGVPTDLVEFEAYDLVLLVGVGADEVPQDAQEALATFVTELGGGLIMVGGDRSFGSGGWRGSPIEAILPVHLDLPQRVQTPEVAIAIVLDNSGSMRRSVLGSARSQQRIANEAASLAVLNLHDTDQVAVISFNNSTNLVVPIGPNTDPRDTAAKIRGIPSGGGTRVGPALRLAADQVGSVEAKSRHIIVLTDGLSTDAQVLPGLASQIHARDITISTIAVGDAADTDTMKQVAEAADGTFYNVINPNVLPQVFLSEVQVTRSPLVREGQITPVLLPSPSPATVGLGTPPLLAGINLTRAKDDPTITLAMATRQGEPLLAHWNAGLGQVAAFTSDTDRWAERWVSWAGYERFWGQLTRAMSRNTEDAGLTMRVRHDDGRLTLQVEAYDEDGVPIDGIAATGTIYDPQGRAFDAALGQVGPGTYEASRAITGAGSYVVVVRPTREGRPLPPMLAGVPVSGGVEYRSLSSNATAVRAIAEATGGRVLSFADAERVFDRGDVRPSESRNPLWQIALGWALAVLVLDIGTRRVAWDRLLSSAFGADWLRATATLTSQGRAAGRSIGALRTQAGAKADDRVRRTRNADVDVSATAADAQRSAHEAQQRILRARAERLAARARESAAPSDPSVPTEPRKTPPPKAEPEAESGLLAAKRRARQRFEED, encoded by the coding sequence GTGAGGCAGTTCGCGTTCGAGAACGCCTGGTGGCTAATGGCGGCGATTGCCGCAGTGCCCCTCGGCGTGATGGCGCTGGCAGCGTTCCGCACCATGACACGCACGCGGCGGAGCACCGCGGCCATCGCACGGCTCGTGCTCTTCTCGTTGATCGCCGTCGCGCTGGCCGGCATCAGCGGCATTCGCGAGAACGATCGCATGGCCGTCGTGATCGCCGTCGACGTGTCCGGGTCCGTACTCCGCTACGGCCCATCCGACGACGCGAGCGGCTCGCCCGTGCTGAACGCTCGTCGGTTCATCGAACAAGCCGGCGAAGACCGCGAGCGCGACGACATGCTGGGGGTGCTTGCTTTCGCCGATCAGCCTGCCCCCGTGCTGTCCCCCTCGTCTGGCCCGGTAGCCGACCGTGGCCTGCCCGAACTCGGCGAGGCCGGCACCGACATCGCTTCGGCCCTCAACGCGGCGGCCGCGATGATTCCGACCGACGCGGCCGGGCGAATCGTGCTCATCACCGATGGCAACGCAACGATCGGCGACGAGCTCGCCGCTGCCGAACGCCTCGCGCGTGCACGCACGCTCGGCGAGGCCGCTCGCGGCGGACTACCGATTGACGTGGTGCCCATCGAGTACTTCGTGCGACGCGAGGTGCTCGTCGAGTTCGTTGACGCGCCGCCGCGCGCCGCCAGGGGCTCGGTCACACCAATACGCGTCGGCCTGCGCGCAACCGCGCCCGCCGCCGGCACGCTCCGACTCCTGCTGAACGGCCGGGACATCGGCCAGGAGCGACGCGTCCTGCTCGACGAAGGGCGGAGCGTCGAGCTCTTCCAGGTACCTCTGCCCGAAGGACGCATCCATCGATTCGAAGCCGTATTCGAGCCCGAGGAACGCGAGGGCGTCGTGGCCGACACGACGCTTGCCAACAACAGCGGCCGGGCCTTTACCATCTCGCCCGGCGACGGAGCCGTGCTTTTCGTTCGCGGCGACGGGACCGCCCAGGGTCAGACACTGATCGAGACGCTCGAACGCCTGGGCCTGACAATCGAACGCCGCTCGCCCGTAGGCGTCCCAACCGATCTGGTCGAGTTCGAGGCGTACGACCTGGTGTTGCTGGTCGGCGTCGGCGCGGACGAAGTGCCCCAGGATGCACAGGAAGCACTCGCGACGTTCGTGACCGAGTTGGGCGGCGGATTGATCATGGTGGGCGGCGACCGCTCGTTCGGCTCGGGCGGCTGGCGTGGCTCTCCCATAGAGGCAATCCTTCCCGTCCACCTCGACCTCCCGCAGCGTGTCCAGACGCCCGAGGTCGCCATCGCCATCGTGCTCGACAACTCCGGCAGCATGCGACGCAGCGTGCTCGGCTCGGCGCGGTCGCAGCAGCGCATCGCCAACGAGGCCGCATCGCTGGCCGTGCTCAACCTGCACGACACCGATCAGGTCGCGGTCATCTCCTTCAACAACTCGACGAACCTGGTCGTACCGATCGGCCCCAACACCGACCCGCGCGATACTGCAGCCAAGATCCGGGGCATTCCTTCGGGCGGCGGCACGCGCGTCGGTCCAGCGCTCCGCCTCGCAGCCGACCAGGTTGGTAGCGTCGAAGCCAAGAGCCGGCACATCATCGTGCTGACCGACGGACTGTCGACCGATGCGCAGGTCCTGCCAGGGTTGGCGTCGCAGATCCACGCGCGAGACATCACGATCAGCACGATCGCGGTGGGGGATGCCGCCGACACCGACACCATGAAGCAGGTGGCCGAGGCCGCCGATGGCACGTTCTATAACGTCATCAACCCAAACGTGCTGCCGCAGGTGTTCCTCAGCGAAGTGCAAGTCACGCGCTCGCCGCTGGTGCGCGAGGGGCAGATCACGCCGGTCTTGCTGCCTTCGCCCTCGCCTGCCACCGTCGGCCTGGGGACACCACCGCTGCTGGCGGGCATCAACCTGACCCGCGCGAAAGACGATCCGACCATTACGCTTGCGATGGCGACCCGCCAAGGCGAGCCGCTGCTGGCTCACTGGAATGCCGGGCTGGGCCAGGTCGCGGCGTTCACTTCCGACACCGATCGATGGGCCGAGCGGTGGGTTTCGTGGGCAGGATACGAGCGGTTCTGGGGCCAGCTCACGCGGGCGATGAGCCGGAACACCGAGGATGCCGGGCTGACCATGCGTGTCAGGCACGACGATGGTCGGCTGACGCTGCAGGTCGAGGCCTACGACGAGGACGGCGTGCCGATCGATGGCATTGCCGCGACGGGCACGATCTACGACCCCCAGGGCCGGGCGTTCGACGCCGCATTGGGCCAGGTCGGGCCGGGCACGTACGAAGCATCGCGGGCCATCACGGGCGCCGGCTCGTACGTCGTGGTCGTGCGACCGACGCGCGAGGGGCGGCCGTTGCCGCCGATGCTCGCTGGCGTTCCTGTCTCTGGTGGCGTCGAGTATCGCAGCCTGTCTTCGAATGCTACTGCCGTGCGCGCGATCGCCGAGGCAACCGGCGGCCGGGTACTGAGCTTCGCCGACGCAGAGCGCGTCTTCGATCGCGGCGACGTCCGCCCGAGCGAATCGCGCAACCCACTCTGGCAGATCGCGCTTGGTTGGGCCCTGGCCGTCCTGGTGCTCGACATCGGCACGCGCCGTGTTGCTTGGGATCGGCTGCTCAGCAGCGCGTTCGGGGCCGACTGGCTCCGTGCGACGGCGACGCTCACGTCGCAGGGTCGCGCCGCCGGCCGATCGATCGGTGCCCTGCGGACCCAGGCTGGTGCGAAAGCCGACGACCGCGTCCGCCGGACGCGGAACGCCGACGTCGACGTTTCGGCGACCGCCGCCGATGCACAGCGATCGGCTCACGAGGCTCAGCAGCGCATCCTCCGCGCTCGGGCCGAGCGGCTGGCGGCCCGAGCCAGAGAGTCCGCGGCCCCATCTGATCCGAGCGTGCCGACTGAGCCGCGGAAAACGCCGCCGCCCAAGGCCGAGCCCGAGGCCGAAAGCGGGTTGCTCGCAGCCAAGCGACGGGCGCGGCAGAGGTTCGAGGAAGATTGA
- a CDS encoding GC-type dockerin domain-anchored protein produces MPMQFRRAASLAAAAGLVFAATANAQGTCRADLDGDGELTVFDFLEFQNLFAAGDLRADFDGNGRLDIFDFLQFQNEFAMGCPTGEIVSAELASEDLSQFPHADYVKAFQADRSFWVSIDPGVVTPPTGVVDVYIVEDKTASEWGSDPSLTDARGFPQPGTFGGGASTANNQLEQGGIAFLNADAGENLGVPYDIVVDANRNGMLDEGDIIDGLDDAGMWLFKDLTTLGPAARTRVETYTASFPGIPGSRNQQRLTYPSDIGSRTDVPVVIIAHGNGQDYRWYDYMHDHFASHGFVVMSHQNDTVPGIETASETILRHTDYFWGNLATIAGGALNGRLDKSNTSWIGHSRGGEGVARAYDKLLDGAYNPVNYDISDINLVSSIAPTDFLLTTRSNPHGSNHHHIAGSGDGDVNGGPTSPIVQYFAIYERANTEVGDNQRTNTYVLGADHNDFNCCGFNDYRGPAALQIGRAEAQQVAKIAWLVLIQNAARGNEVAMEYVQREKESTRPLGVRSSTNVVNEYKAPFDLSEKTIIDDFQTQSSSTIASSGATVSFNVTNFTEGRLDDNNTSFTWTASDPMNGMTRGNNGGDQTRGIVFDYNIDRFLQWDLLGTAQFTDWTQYSTLSFRACQGTRHPDTVAISANQTFTVTVIDGDGNSSSINIGAYGNAGLNEPFPRTGAGSGAGWGNEFETFRINVQDFLRDGTTLDLSNIDRVRFEFGPSFGSNRGRIGFDDLELLR; encoded by the coding sequence ATGCCGATGCAATTCCGTCGCGCGGCCTCTTTGGCTGCCGCGGCTGGCCTTGTTTTCGCCGCAACGGCGAACGCCCAAGGCACTTGCCGCGCCGACCTTGACGGAGACGGCGAGTTGACCGTCTTCGACTTCCTGGAGTTCCAGAACCTGTTCGCGGCTGGCGACCTGCGCGCCGACTTCGACGGCAACGGTCGCCTGGACATCTTCGACTTCCTGCAGTTCCAGAACGAGTTCGCGATGGGCTGCCCGACGGGCGAGATCGTCTCGGCCGAGCTGGCCTCGGAGGACCTGTCGCAGTTCCCGCATGCCGACTACGTCAAGGCGTTCCAGGCCGATCGGTCGTTCTGGGTGTCGATCGACCCCGGCGTGGTGACGCCCCCCACTGGCGTCGTGGACGTTTACATCGTCGAAGACAAGACCGCGTCCGAGTGGGGCAGCGATCCTTCACTGACTGATGCCCGCGGCTTCCCGCAGCCCGGCACCTTCGGCGGAGGCGCCTCGACCGCGAACAACCAGCTCGAGCAGGGTGGCATTGCCTTCCTCAACGCCGACGCTGGCGAGAACCTCGGCGTTCCCTACGACATCGTGGTCGATGCCAACCGCAACGGCATGCTCGACGAGGGCGACATCATCGATGGCCTCGATGATGCCGGCATGTGGCTCTTCAAGGACTTGACCACGCTCGGCCCGGCCGCCCGGACCCGCGTGGAAACCTACACGGCATCGTTCCCGGGCATCCCGGGCAGCCGCAACCAGCAGCGCCTGACCTACCCGAGCGACATCGGCAGCCGCACGGACGTGCCGGTCGTGATCATCGCGCACGGCAACGGCCAGGACTACCGCTGGTACGACTACATGCATGATCACTTCGCCAGCCACGGCTTCGTCGTGATGAGCCACCAGAACGACACCGTTCCGGGCATCGAGACGGCCAGCGAGACGATCCTGCGCCACACCGACTACTTCTGGGGCAACCTGGCGACGATCGCCGGCGGCGCTCTGAATGGCCGCTTGGACAAGAGCAACACCTCGTGGATCGGCCACAGCCGTGGCGGCGAGGGCGTGGCCCGCGCGTACGACAAGCTGCTCGACGGCGCGTACAACCCGGTCAACTACGACATCTCGGACATCAACCTCGTGTCGAGCATCGCGCCGACCGACTTCCTGCTGACGACGCGTTCGAACCCGCACGGCTCGAACCACCACCACATCGCCGGTTCGGGCGATGGCGACGTGAACGGTGGGCCGACCTCGCCCATCGTCCAGTACTTCGCCATCTATGAGCGGGCGAACACCGAGGTGGGCGACAACCAGCGCACGAACACGTACGTGCTCGGCGCTGACCACAACGACTTCAACTGCTGCGGCTTCAACGACTACCGCGGACCGGCTGCCTTGCAGATCGGTCGGGCGGAGGCCCAGCAGGTTGCCAAGATCGCGTGGCTGGTGCTGATCCAGAACGCGGCCCGCGGCAACGAGGTCGCCATGGAGTACGTCCAGCGCGAGAAGGAGTCGACCCGACCCCTGGGTGTCCGCAGTTCGACCAACGTCGTCAACGAGTACAAGGCGCCGTTCGACCTGTCCGAGAAGACCATCATCGATGACTTCCAGACGCAGTCGTCCTCGACGATCGCCAGCTCTGGCGCGACGGTGAGCTTCAACGTCACCAACTTCACCGAGGGACGCCTGGACGACAACAACACGTCGTTCACGTGGACCGCGTCCGACCCGATGAACGGCATGACCCGCGGTAACAACGGCGGCGATCAGACCCGTGGCATCGTGTTCGACTACAACATCGACCGCTTCCTGCAGTGGGACCTGCTCGGCACGGCCCAGTTCACGGACTGGACGCAGTACAGCACGCTGAGCTTCCGGGCCTGCCAGGGCACGCGTCACCCCGATACCGTGGCGATCTCCGCCAACCAGACCTTCACGGTCACGGTCATCGATGGCGACGGCAACAGCAGCTCGATCAACATCGGCGCCTACGGCAACGCGGGCCTGAACGAGCCCTTCCCCCGCACCGGCGCCGGTTCGGGCGCGGGCTGGGGCAACGAGTTCGAGACGTTCCGCATCAACGTGCAGGACTTCCTGCGTGACGGAACGACCCTGGACCTCTCGAACATCGACCGCGTCCGCTTCGAGTTCGGGCCGTCCTTCGGCTCCAACCGCGGCCGCATCGGGTTCGACGACCTGGAACTGCTCCGCTAA
- a CDS encoding ATP-binding protein, whose amino-acid sequence MSPSSPRNQNARPQRNFDPMIRNDQQPDQPLDATPTTASARLLECHPAPAYAVRWSDGKMVVDWANAIARSLGNPSAALEAFGVDEHVRTEMTDALRECRACCLRDAGNREVRVELVRQPGSEDAAWLLMIERDRGPAAGDIKAGLSGGAGGTMELLVAALDVMPAEVALLDNSGRIMAVNKAWREFARLNGLESDDACIGSNYLEACDQADGEAAIEANAVASGLRSVLAGQKSATYVEYPCDSPDEQRWFQVRASGFEWSGTRYAVVAHESLTESKRAEQQHRQQLDEMTHQWQKNSLGELASGIAHELNQPLGAITNYMNGCLRRLEAGTIDREQLIKTVRGCAELAEFAGGIIKRMRGFASTTSCQYQPMSLNDSVRQAIKFFKASPESAKVRLRAELAQDLPIVRADEVQIQQVALNLLRNARDAVLAAGCSPAIVRVRTYVDDENMVCLAVSDNGKGLPNGVEGRLFEPFFSTKSKGMGLGLSISKTIAEVHGGRLTACNAKGEGALFELRLPAHQRAAGINGDRTAERGDSLAQHSSRSKNQGGVA is encoded by the coding sequence ATGAGCCCATCTTCGCCACGCAACCAGAACGCACGCCCACAACGCAACTTCGACCCGATGATCCGCAACGACCAGCAACCCGACCAGCCTCTCGACGCGACGCCAACGACGGCGTCGGCGCGGCTCTTGGAGTGTCATCCAGCGCCGGCCTACGCCGTGCGGTGGAGCGACGGCAAGATGGTGGTCGACTGGGCCAACGCGATCGCCCGCAGCCTGGGCAACCCTTCTGCAGCATTGGAGGCATTCGGCGTCGACGAGCACGTTCGCACCGAGATGACCGACGCGCTCCGCGAATGCCGAGCATGTTGCCTGCGAGATGCGGGCAACCGGGAGGTTCGGGTCGAGTTGGTCCGCCAGCCCGGGTCCGAGGACGCGGCATGGTTGCTGATGATCGAGCGCGATCGTGGCCCCGCGGCCGGCGATATCAAGGCCGGACTGAGCGGCGGAGCGGGCGGCACGATGGAACTGCTCGTGGCCGCGCTGGACGTCATGCCGGCCGAGGTTGCGCTGCTGGACAACTCGGGCCGGATCATGGCGGTCAACAAGGCCTGGCGTGAATTCGCACGCCTCAACGGTCTCGAATCAGACGACGCGTGCATCGGCTCGAACTACCTCGAAGCGTGCGATCAGGCCGACGGAGAAGCCGCGATCGAGGCCAACGCCGTCGCGAGCGGACTTCGATCCGTGCTCGCCGGCCAGAAGTCGGCCACGTACGTTGAGTATCCGTGCGACAGCCCGGACGAGCAACGCTGGTTTCAGGTGAGAGCCTCTGGATTCGAGTGGAGCGGAACGAGATACGCGGTCGTCGCGCACGAGTCGCTGACCGAGTCGAAGCGTGCCGAGCAGCAGCACCGCCAGCAACTCGACGAGATGACGCACCAGTGGCAGAAGAACTCGCTGGGAGAGCTCGCCAGCGGCATCGCGCACGAGCTCAACCAGCCTCTGGGTGCCATCACGAACTACATGAACGGATGCCTGCGCCGCCTGGAGGCGGGCACCATCGATCGGGAGCAGCTCATCAAGACCGTGCGGGGCTGCGCCGAACTCGCCGAGTTCGCCGGCGGGATCATCAAGCGGATGCGCGGCTTCGCGTCGACGACTTCATGCCAATACCAGCCCATGTCGCTCAACGACTCGGTTCGTCAGGCAATCAAGTTCTTCAAGGCGAGCCCCGAGAGCGCGAAGGTCCGGCTCCGAGCCGAGCTCGCCCAAGACTTGCCGATCGTCCGTGCCGACGAAGTCCAGATCCAGCAGGTGGCGCTCAACCTGCTGCGCAATGCGCGGGACGCGGTTCTCGCTGCGGGCTGCTCGCCGGCCATCGTCCGCGTGCGGACGTACGTGGACGACGAGAACATGGTGTGTCTCGCGGTTTCCGATAACGGCAAGGGGCTGCCCAACGGCGTCGAGGGCCGGCTGTTCGAGCCATTCTTTTCCACGAAGAGCAAGGGGATGGGCTTGGGCCTGTCCATCAGCAAGACCATCGCCGAAGTGCACGGCGGTCGTTTGACCGCGTGCAACGCAAAGGGCGAAGGGGCGTTGTTCGAGCTTCGGCTGCCTGCGCATCAGCGGGCCGCAGGCATCAACGGAGATCGGACCGCCGAACGGGGCGACTCGCTCGCCCAACATTCATCACGATCCAAGAACCAAGGAGGCGTCGCATGA
- a CDS encoding response regulator transcription factor yields MSQVQTEETPMTKAATVFIVDDDPSMRDSLRWLIESVGLNVEPFSNADAFLEEFSGDAPGCLVLDVRMPGTSGMELLDMLKGRGVKLPIIMISGHGDVPMAVQALKRGAIDFLEKPFRDQELLEQISRAIEVDEERRSQAASVAGIRGRLEKLTPREREVMELVVDGYANKQVAAKLGLSEKTIEVHRSRVMSKMRARTLPCLVKMAVAVGVAEATDCAEQDTSTV; encoded by the coding sequence ATGAGCCAGGTACAGACAGAAGAAACCCCCATGACCAAGGCGGCGACCGTGTTCATCGTCGACGATGATCCGTCGATGCGTGACTCGCTCCGCTGGTTGATCGAGTCGGTCGGCCTCAACGTCGAACCGTTCTCAAACGCTGACGCGTTCCTCGAAGAATTCTCGGGCGACGCGCCCGGCTGCTTGGTACTCGACGTACGCATGCCCGGTACGAGCGGCATGGAGTTGCTCGACATGCTGAAGGGGCGTGGCGTCAAGCTGCCCATCATCATGATCAGTGGCCACGGCGACGTCCCCATGGCAGTGCAGGCACTCAAGCGCGGCGCGATCGACTTCCTCGAGAAGCCCTTCCGCGACCAGGAACTGCTCGAGCAGATCTCCCGCGCGATCGAAGTCGACGAGGAACGACGCTCGCAGGCCGCCAGCGTCGCTGGCATCCGTGGCCGGCTCGAGAAGCTGACCCCGCGCGAGCGTGAGGTCATGGAGCTGGTGGTCGACGGCTACGCCAACAAGCAGGTGGCCGCCAAGCTGGGCCTGAGCGAGAAGACCATCGAGGTCCACCGCTCTCGGGTCATGAGCAAGATGCGGGCCCGGACCCTGCCGTGCCTGGTCAAGATGGCCGTCGCCGTCGGCGTGGCCGAGGCGACCGATTGCGCCGAGCAGGACACCAGCACGGTCTGA
- the mnmG gene encoding tRNA uridine-5-carboxymethylaminomethyl(34) synthesis enzyme MnmG → MTSQSAGHEHQVIVIGGGHAGAEAAWAVANLLGGEKSVALVTLRIDTIGAMSCNPAIGGLAKGQLVNEIDAMGGLMGLAADATGINFALLNRSRGPAVRGPRTQSDKLAYPRAIRSMLDARPEIEIIEAAVEAFVLEGDRVVGVRLGPGTGEQRSFPAELRTSAVVLTTGTFMRGLMHTGEQKSAGGRHGEAPSVGISAELTRLGFELGRLRTGTPPRIQKSSIEWDRLEDQPPDDSPEPFSRLTPLPGQAVGWTVGGVAAPHFPVLTPTPCKKTSTSPVAHEFVRQNLHRAPMFRGDLAPGPRYCPSIEDKVHRFAERTSHTVFLEPESLKSDWVYCNGIATSLPADVQDVVVHTMPGCEKARVYRWGYAVEYDMVRPHQIEATGRTKRYEGLFLAGQINGTSGYEEAAAQGLVAGINAALLASGYEANFVLGRDEAYVGVLMDDLVTRTPVEPYRMFTSRAEHRLLLRSDNAAERLTPKAIELGLLQSTEIGRQRIESFERSTSEADALRSLVASATINGRPMSHALRQPQYDDASFERDVSQIAGRSFDPRVLRMVAAEHRYEPYIKRQANEIKRQREMERRRIPSHVDYKTMSSLRTEARQSLDRFRPATFGQASRLEGVTPADLTLLAVLVGRQG, encoded by the coding sequence ATGACGAGCCAGTCGGCGGGCCATGAGCATCAAGTGATCGTGATCGGCGGCGGACACGCTGGCGCAGAAGCCGCGTGGGCCGTCGCCAATCTGTTGGGCGGCGAGAAATCCGTCGCGCTCGTCACGCTCCGCATCGACACCATCGGAGCGATGAGCTGCAACCCGGCCATCGGTGGGCTCGCCAAGGGCCAACTCGTCAACGAGATCGACGCGATGGGCGGGCTCATGGGGCTTGCGGCCGACGCGACGGGCATCAACTTCGCGCTGCTCAACCGCAGCCGCGGGCCGGCCGTTCGGGGTCCGCGCACCCAGAGCGACAAGCTGGCCTATCCGCGGGCCATCCGATCGATGCTCGACGCCCGTCCGGAAATCGAGATCATCGAAGCGGCGGTCGAAGCGTTCGTGCTCGAGGGCGATCGCGTGGTCGGCGTCCGGCTCGGGCCGGGGACCGGCGAGCAGCGCTCTTTTCCTGCGGAACTACGCACCAGCGCCGTCGTCCTGACCACCGGGACGTTCATGCGCGGGCTCATGCACACCGGCGAGCAGAAGTCGGCCGGCGGCCGTCACGGCGAAGCGCCGTCCGTTGGCATCTCGGCGGAGCTCACCAGGCTTGGCTTCGAACTCGGCCGGCTTCGCACGGGAACGCCGCCGAGGATCCAGAAGTCCTCGATCGAGTGGGATCGCCTGGAAGACCAGCCGCCCGACGATAGCCCCGAGCCCTTCAGCCGCCTCACGCCGCTGCCTGGACAGGCGGTCGGCTGGACGGTGGGGGGCGTGGCGGCGCCGCACTTCCCCGTTCTGACGCCGACGCCCTGCAAGAAGACGAGCACGTCGCCCGTGGCCCACGAGTTCGTCCGCCAGAACCTGCACCGAGCACCGATGTTCCGCGGCGACCTCGCGCCCGGCCCGCGCTATTGCCCGAGCATCGAGGACAAGGTCCATCGGTTCGCCGAGCGCACGTCGCACACGGTCTTCCTCGAGCCCGAGAGCCTCAAGAGTGACTGGGTCTATTGCAACGGCATCGCGACGAGCCTGCCCGCCGACGTGCAGGACGTCGTCGTCCACACCATGCCCGGTTGCGAGAAGGCCCGCGTCTACCGCTGGGGCTACGCCGTCGAGTACGACATGGTCCGCCCGCACCAGATCGAGGCGACCGGCCGCACCAAGCGGTACGAGGGGCTCTTCCTCGCCGGACAGATCAATGGCACCAGCGGCTACGAAGAGGCGGCGGCCCAGGGCCTCGTTGCCGGCATTAACGCGGCGTTGCTCGCGAGCGGTTACGAGGCCAACTTCGTGCTCGGCCGCGACGAGGCCTACGTCGGCGTCTTGATGGATGACCTCGTGACGCGGACGCCGGTCGAGCCCTACCGGATGTTTACCAGCCGGGCCGAGCACCGCCTGCTGCTGCGGAGCGACAATGCAGCCGAGCGCCTCACGCCGAAGGCGATCGAGCTCGGCCTGCTGCAGTCGACCGAGATCGGCCGGCAGCGCATCGAGAGCTTCGAGCGGAGTACGAGCGAAGCTGATGCACTCCGCTCGCTCGTTGCCTCGGCAACCATCAACGGCCGACCAATGTCTCACGCGCTCCGCCAACCGCAGTACGACGACGCCAGCTTCGAGCGCGACGTCTCGCAGATCGCAGGCCGATCGTTCGACCCGCGCGTGCTCCGCATGGTTGCGGCCGAGCACCGCTACGAGCCCTACATCAAGCGGCAGGCCAACGAGATCAAGCGGCAGCGCGAGATGGAGCGTCGCCGCATCCCCTCGCACGTCGACTACAAGACGATGTCGAGCCTGCGTACCGAGGCGCGGCAATCGCTCGATCGTTTCCGTCCCGCGACGTTCGGCCAGGCGTCCAGGCTCGAGGGCGTGACGCCGGCCGATCTCACGCTGCTGGCGGTGCTCGTCGGCCGGCAGGGCTAG
- the tsf gene encoding translation elongation factor Ts: MAQVEVSAKDVMKLRQKTGLSMMECKKALTEAGGDQDAAEELLRKKLKGKMETRTDRAAGEGRIGVAIDGDKAAIVEIRAETDFTAKNEKFVQMTQDIASAAKDAGAGEVAMPDSASGTLDEIRITTGENISYARGKALQGGKFASYVHHDGKTGVLLQAEGDVDDSTMKDICMHIVAAVPTPAGVNPDDVPAELVEKERQFRLAQAMESGKPQEIAEKMVEGGMRKFFETVALVEQPFVKDPATKIKDLVGSKGKLVHFERWVVGETAED, encoded by the coding sequence ATGGCACAAGTCGAAGTGAGCGCAAAGGACGTCATGAAGCTGCGTCAAAAGACGGGCCTCTCGATGATGGAGTGCAAGAAGGCACTCACCGAGGCGGGCGGCGATCAGGACGCCGCCGAGGAGCTGCTGCGCAAGAAGCTCAAGGGCAAGATGGAGACTCGGACCGATCGGGCCGCGGGCGAGGGCCGCATCGGCGTGGCGATCGACGGCGACAAGGCCGCCATCGTTGAGATCCGGGCCGAGACCGACTTCACCGCCAAGAACGAGAAGTTCGTGCAGATGACCCAGGACATCGCCAGCGCCGCCAAGGACGCCGGGGCCGGTGAGGTCGCGATGCCCGACTCGGCGTCGGGCACGCTCGACGAGATCCGCATCACCACCGGCGAGAACATCAGCTACGCCCGCGGCAAGGCCCTGCAGGGCGGCAAGTTCGCCAGCTACGTGCACCACGACGGCAAGACGGGCGTGCTGCTGCAGGCCGAGGGCGACGTCGATGACTCGACCATGAAGGACATCTGCATGCACATCGTGGCGGCGGTGCCCACCCCCGCGGGCGTGAACCCCGACGACGTGCCGGCCGAGCTGGTGGAGAAGGAGCGGCAGTTCCGCCTTGCCCAAGCCATGGAGAGCGGCAAGCCCCAGGAAATCGCCGAGAAGATGGTCGAGGGCGGCATGCGCAAGTTCTTCGAGACCGTCGCCCTGGTCGAGCAGCCCTTCGTGAAGGACCCGGCCACGAAGATCAAGGACCTCGTGGGCTCCAAGGGCAAGCTCGTGCACTTCGAGCGGTGGGTCGTCGGCGAGACCGCCGAGGACTGA